The stretch of DNA tatacatataaatatttattaaattattctaaatttttatataaaacaaataattaattttttttaatttacattaaatttgacaaaaaattataaataaaattattaaatataataattgaatcattaaaatattagttatataaaattATACGATGAAAATTTTTGATACCCAACTTTATTTTATGGGCCTTTAATCATTATCTATAATactgaaaatttgaataattaaatttaaatattataatggaTGTGAATATTGATTATTTATACACAGGGTGGAGCTACCTTGAAATAGaaattttcacttttaattttttttttgtaattttaaaagttttaatttagtatatcataaaattatattttatcttaaaaattaaaaaaattaatttaaatttttaaaaattataaaagatataggctattaaaatggtgaaatttcacttttgctatcataaaaatatacaactttatTCCGGTCTCCCTCAGAAAATTTTTTAACTCCGCTCCTATTTATGCAGAtaatgaattcaaaattttaaatttatttttattttgaaaaccataaaattaattaaatctaaattcaCATCCATTGTCCCCTTGtttataaaatacaaattctataaaataaatttcactTACTTGGATTTTCAATAATAAGTATtcaatgataattttatttaaatattttaatgttactAAAATAACCCAATGTCATCTCTAATTTCCAGAGCATAAATTTTGATGTGTATTTATTTTTGGGATTTTCATTTGGCAGCTCTTGACTTCCTAAGTGAGTTTAAAAAAtgtgtcatttatttatttttattttttaaatataaggatataattaatttattttgaactaATTTGTGGAATCAAAAAATTTTCACTCCcagaatatgtaataattatcTTAGATAGATATATATGGTATATATtatgataattatttaatatatgggtaaattatcaaaatagtcacttttgtttccctcagattacattttagtctcttATGTTaacgtgttgtaatattttagtcactacgccgttaattgtcgttaacagtgtaacggtaagctgacgtaacatgttaaatcatcattttaaacaaaaattttaggttaaattatacaattagtcccCATGTTTTTTTCATTTGgagcaattttttttcttttatgttcttttaaatttttttcttttcattctcttctactcttccctctattttcctcccttctccatctcttttaacgtaaaataaagaaatcaaaatgctcaaaacaaaaaaaatatagggaccaattgtataatttaacctaaaattttcatttgaaatgatgatttaacatgccacgttAGCTTACCGTTATACCATTAATGGCAATTAACACTCAGtcactaaaatgttacaacacgatattgtggctaaaacgtaacattttaaatagaaattactaaaatgtaatctgaggaaaacaaaagtgactattttgatagtttacccttaatatattgacaattttttattaaattcaattaagaaattgcttcatttttttaattaatatttaaaagaaaataaataaaatatatattaagttttatAAAAACACGTGGTTCTCCTTCATATTTATTCGAGTTATAATTAGTTAGTTTAAGGTTGGGTTACTTATTTGGTTCAAtacttataaattataaataatgtttGGCTTTGATTGtaactttaattttgaaaaaaaaaataaaaaaaataaagatgaatactagaaaattttaaaagctTAGTGGGTAAAAAATTGTATGATGTGGCACGTTGTGAGAGTGCCAAGtcagctcttttttttttttgtgtaacgTTGTTAACTATTGTGATAACGAGTATCACGTTTAGAAactttaagtaccaaattgataaCTGGGGGCAACTTTGAGTATgcctaatttgttttattattataatttgaatcgggatactaataaaaaaaagttatagtaCAATAGAcaactattaaaaaataaataaggaaattACGAACTTAAGTACATTCAAACTAATGACTTCTAAATTGATGCAATAGCAAAAATATCAACTAAGTTAAAACtcgattaatttgattttatatacaatttaaattagttaaagCACCTGAGAGGTCCTTATATCATagagattaaatcaaattaatctctctattattaaatagatcaatttcatccttatactattaaaaagaattatataaaTCCAAACTGTAACAGAGTTGTTTTTGTGGTCATGGAGTTGTTTTTGTTTGGCAAAATTATCCACTCTATGCCAATTAGCATCAAGCTAATGGACCATAtgcaatattttgttttattttattttataatcatacctgctctttttgatacaatgtctagaattatttatagtctccctccaacccataaataggaggataatgtgcttcaatacactcgaactcacgtcctcctgcattgacaacaatgccCATACTAATCGAGCTTAAGACTCAAACAACGCAAATTGCAATACTTAAAAAGGAATCTAAATATACATAAGAAATACACCCACTTCATTAATTCCTAAAATAGGTTTTAGTTAAGATTATGCTTATTTAGCtgggataaatttaaaaattaagtgttaaaaagtaaaaattgaaagtttaaggtaacaaaattttatagtattttttaatttcgaaattaagcaaattgatttttttcaaaaaaatgtagTAATTTAATCTTTGTCAATTTTTAAAGTGACCGACAAAGGATAATTAACCACAATGTTAATGCCTTttgtcaattgtacataattttgattggtataataacaaacttagcactcgatgtttacatattttgtaaatttagtcttaattctaaaaaattaaacaaatttagccTCAACATTTAAGCACCAACTACAACGCAAAGTATACTTTCTAGGTgaaattaatagtttaattatcatttctgACTAAAAGAAGCCTTCAAATACCAATTCGAAAATTGGGTTATAGTTCAGGCACCAATTTACAAATAAAACCATTATTTTACAAAGATGAATGTCAAGGGAGTATTTATGGGCTTATGGCGAAGGGCAAGTGATTAGGTGAAATCATGGCGGCCACGGAAGTCCCAATTGTCTAAATTAAAACCAGTTAATCTGTATAATATCAATTATGTCATTTTCATTTCCAGAGCAAAACCAACTCagcaataattattttttttaattctgttttttatataaaaataaatctaatttttaaatgagtgacaaataaataaaaaatatattgatagagtcttagttcgattggcaTCGATATTATTATCAGTGCAAGAAGACGTAGGTTCGAGTATACTGAAGCGCATTACCCTCTTATTTAAAGGTTGTGAAGGGACTATGAGTAGTTTTAGGCATTATATCAAAAATacgaacctataatgaaattaaaaataaaatatattatttattttaatataaaaaaatccatGAGCCAAACCAATCggaatatatgaaattttaattgagatttgggttaatttttaaaaccataataatttattaacccaatttttcaaagttaaaattgaacttaactatttatcataaaaaatataaatatatgtcagTTGCAGTAGCAGCTTTTGGGATTAAGTTTTGGAGTGTctaattaaatttttcaaaaaatttaggagttcaatgagattttttttaaaaatatgaggttctaattaaaatttttgtgaaattaatgagaattttagaaaaaaaaaattaaaatagcttaattaaaattttgggtaatttaccaataaaagctctttttttcaaaatttatcgaaatgggccaactatttaattatttaccggaatggcccattttccgcgaaatcgcgtccacgtcagcgcgatgtcaggttACACGctaggaaatcgcgtccacgtcagcgcgacttgctgacgtggaaggaaatcgcgccctcgaggacgcgatttgctgacgtggcatgaacagtttatgttttttagcttggaaaactttgaaaggtcataacttttggctcggttgtccgattgagacgattttttttatttcgaataaattttcgagatctacgcgctggcAAACCGCCGAAAAATTACCCATATtcgaagaaattaaaagatatagtgaaaattttcgaaaaaaatttgagggagatattaaaatttcaataaattttaagaattttttttaaattttttggggCCGAGGCACTCATGGCCACCTCTACGGTTTGCCAGTGATAGGGTGCAAGCTAGGGCTTTGGATCTTCCTTTCCTCGAGCACgtattttaaatattgataaaattattatttaatctttcaaaaattGACAATTCAATCCCGATTTATCGTTTAAAACTATCctcatataaaatatataaatacataaagttttaaatataattataatataagaaataagataaatactatatataaaaaaattgttaaagtagTTGAGAAATCCCTCTATTTTAAGGACTATTAAATTAGTCTCTCTATTATTAAAtgtatcaatttagtccctgtactattaaaaagaattaaataagtcCAAATTGTAACAGATTTAAcatttaatgtataaaaaatgTATTGAAAATTGTTTCTATCAATTATAGTTCAATTCCAAACAAATGATTTTatttacaaaaccataaaaaaaaactttaaatatattaactatgttaaacaataaatgatattttttatacaataaatattaaCTAGATTCTaatttgaccttatttgattctttttaatagtataaagactaaattgatcaatttaataatagatggactaatttgattataTCCTTATAATAGGGGACGTCTTAGGTGTAGTATACTAAAAAaagtgttttatatatatatatatatatataaagcctagaactacccataacccttaaataggagtaTAATGTGTTTTAACGTACACGAACTCATATCTTCTTGCACTGACAATAATACCAATACTATTTATGATTTAAGATCACTTACGGATTATTTAGATTGATGAATTAAATCAatgttaatttttataattgaCAAATTTACtgttttgggtaaattacattagtggtcacttaactattagtatttttttttcgttattcaactatttaaatatttcttttttggtTATCCATCATTAAATTACCAAAGGAAATATAACATGATAACttgtaaaattgatataataacaacttCAACgctcaacatttatatattgtgtcAATTTAATCTTGACTCCGAAAAcattaactctcaacatttacacattgtgtaatttggtctttTCTTTTTgcagtttttattttgtttgtgatattgtgggttaattttaaaagaacgagaaaatataaaaattatgatcTTAGAGTTTTTGGTGTTTCCATTTTTTGTATACTTCCCAAcaaatttagttgatagatttgtgtttttcttagctttttaggtgaagggtcataaagaaaagaaacattgggaaaaaaaaaaaacaaattacacaatgtgtgaATGTCAGCCATTTAATGATCGGTGACAAAAAAATCGAATAATTGGgagaccattttgtaacttttcataattggatgaccaaaaaagaaattttccAATAATTGGGTGACCATAAGCTTAATTCATCTCGtacataaacttttaataaatatatttattcaataatctaaatttaaataaaatatgtgtgatATTTATAGTCTAACCCCATCATCAGGGATGGTAACATAACGGGGTGGTGGTGAGGGCAAGGGTGGATAGCGCTAAATCCATCACTGCTTTACAATTGACACGCTCTACTCCATCACCCGCCCTGCTTCACTATGGATTTGTAACTTTGAAAACCACTATCACATTCATAGAAGTTAGATGCATCCATCTTCATTTCCATCCACCCTCCTccgcttcaatttaatttttattacccgtatttaatattttcaatatttttttaaaaaaagtaaatatttaaatataattcttttaagaacatttaaacatcaaattaTACCAATTTTCCAtgacatgttatatatataaagataaaatggtaaatgataTAGTGAATGAGATAAGTAATTATCATTACCATCCCGTATCCACTGTCCAAAAGACAAAATCTATTTGCTCCGCCTACATCCGTTTTTTTTCAACAACAAAAAATCCATTCAATTCAGAGCTGATCAATTTGAAATCCATTGAATTCATTGAACAATTCGAGTTTTACCATGAAGACCATTGTACTAGGtgttaaattacattttgcctATTCTACTAAAACAAAGGCAATTTAGTCATTCTATATTTGACCAATGAGCAAATTTGtcctttcaataaaatttccATCAATTTCTACCATTAAAAATTGGTCACTATACATCAACATAAGGTACACGTGCCATGTCATGTATTACTATGTGATTATTTTATTAGTCATAccgatttttaaaaataaaaatagataaacttttgacagaaatgatcaaattactctttaatctaTTCTAGAGAATTAATTTACtcatatttttgaataaaaaaggcAATATGCAATATGAGTTCTATTGATGCTTTTCCTCCACTTTAACAAAAAGCTTAACTCATCTCTtacataaacttttaataaagctatttatttatttttatatacaaaacTTAAAATTACTCGTAATTTCCTTCCAACCTTTAAATAGGAGAATAAAACTCACTTAAGCATACATGAATCCACATCCTCATGCATAAATATATTTACTACATAGTCTAAATTTAGATAAAgtatttatgatatttataatctAACCCCATCGTAGACACCTCTACTTAGAGgcgagcaaaactcgattcgattcgaaaaaattaaattttctttttcgaattttgagtaattcgagtcaactcgaataagtaatttgagtttcgagttcaagtcgagttgaactttacaattcgaataatagATTGGTGAAAATACCCCTTTGGACTCAGTCaatttaaaaaatgaacaaattggtctttctcaataaaaattacaaaataattcaaaataatatttaaaataaaaaatatttataaaaattccaaaatttatatttaaaaaaattaaaaaattctaaagaaaatataaaaaaattaaaatttttaaaatttcataaaataacaattttgggactaaataagttaattaattattcaagtttatcatattaaaatattttatttattattattttgctttgaaaaagtttttaaatatatataatttcaaatttatgtgttcCAATATGTAATTAGTTATactatatcaaaattttaatttgacatgcttaaaattttaagttaactTAAACAATTTCGTTGactcgatttaaaattttaataaaatagaactaTCAACTCAATGCAAAGGGTGGGTTTGGACGGGCAATTAGGTGCGGTGCGGTGTGGTGCGTTTAGCTTagtttttgtctcacgctacaatatcgctacagtatctaatcttaccgccaccgctgtttttacactaaccgtaaTTAAACGTACTGCTCATCCAAACTCACCATAAATGGGAAAGACCTCCCCCAAAAGTTTGcaattaaggaaaataatgaagGCAAAGAAAGGATTTTTCAGTACATAAAGATAtatccctttctttttcttcaaatatcAAAAGGTTTCATCACTAAGCAATCTctctcttcctttccttttttaaAAAGTCCACCAAATTCCATTATTCCCTTCAAACCCCATTAAGACCCCAtcgcttttgttttttttttttcatcatccttCTTTTTGtgctaaacataaaaaaaaaatgttgCAAAATCAGGCAAATAAGTCTTCTTTTAGAGAATCTCTTAAAGCTCTTGAAGCTGATATACAGCATGCTAATAGCTTGtaagttttcttaatttttttttggtaatttttataaatttttatggttcatgaatatgatttttttttagaacCCATTTTCATTCTTGCTTTGTTCTGAAATTTTCTGTTTCTGGGCATTTGATTTTCATTGGTTTGGTTTGCTTTATGTTTATTTATCAATGGACTCGTTTTTATATCAGTTCTTGTTTTTCTGGAGATTGGGTTTCTTTTATGAACTcttttgatttcctttttcattagAAAAGAAAAGGGTCAAATTGTGATTTTGGTCCTTTTGTTATTATGCTCAAAATTGGAATTTAAACTGGAATTTGGTAATTTACTAGTCGAAATAGTTGACGTAATTTTACATGGATTTCTCTGACCTAGTTGATTTTTGGAAATGAAAAGGTCATATTTTGATTTTAGTCCTTCTATTATactcaaatttggaatttagttctgtatttttatttgacataatttggtcctttaattttataataacatTAATTAATTCGTTCAAATAATTAATACCGAGTTAACTCTTATTGTTAAAATgtttgactttgatttttcttaaaatacccGGGACGACTTAGAATTGACGTCTAGAAAAAATTTTACAAGGACCAAATTATGCTAAATTAAAATGTGGACTAAAACCATAATTTGACCAAAGGAGAATTATGAACTGTTTAGTCGTAATTAACTATTTTGGTTAAAACATTTATATAGATTTTTCTGAACTGTTGGATTGTTCCActggaaatgaaaaggaaaatttatgattttagtccttctattatacttaattttggaatttagttttctattttaatttgacgtaatttgattatttaattttgatcGAACCTTAATTTGATCTAAGTAAAATGATTGTTTAGGACTAGATGAAATTTAAAGGGGCAGACAGGTGCCTTGACCCCCTCAAATGGAAAAATTATCTTTTAGTCCctaataaataacaaaattaaaagttacTATGTATACgactctccaaaaaaaaaaagttatgaaaTCACAAGTTACTATGTATAAAATTGTCTTTTAGTCCCCTCAAAAGCGATGAAATCATAAGTTAATgcaagataaaattacactttaatttcacaaaaaaaattataatttccccaataatttttttttctagattcACCCCTCATAATTAgggttttttgaattttaatttggttgaGATTTTTTTGTGGGGTTGAAATTTGCAGGGCAGCTGCTCTACCAAGAGATTATGGTGGGAGTTGCTACCAGATGAGACTATCTTATAGTCCTTTTGCACCTTTCATCTTGTTTTTGATTGAATGGATGGATTATAGTTGTACCGATACCCTTCCCAGTTATTTAGGCCTTCTCCACATCCTTGTATACAAGGTGAGTTTTTACGAAATTCTTCGTTTTTCTTGAAATATTCGTGATGGTATGGTTAGGGGTGAGCAATAGATAGCCATGGGTCGAGTCGGTTTGGTTAAGTTGGTTGTGGTAGTTAACTTGGTTTCTCGTAAGCACTTACGGTTCTTCATAACCCAAGCAACTGGCTTAATCGTGTTTTTATGAGTTAATTACACCGGACATCCTTAAACTATTGTTCACATACTATATTGatctctaaattttaaaatgttttaattatatcaatCAGGTCCTTTCATTATTAAACTCATTAACTTAACTGTTAAATGACACGTCAAATCctatataactaaatttaaaaaaaaaattaaataattagaatgttgttttataacttttaaaagtaaaaattaaagtaaaataatattgaaaacagAGAGGACAATAAAGCTTCTGTAAAAGTTTTAAAACCtcgaaattaatatttttaaaaagaaaaaagaaatgaccAATATTAAGTTGGTTCGGTTAAATCGATTAAGACTTGAGTTAATCAGTTACTCGATTAAAGTATGAGATTGGTCAATCAAATCATTTGGTCCATTTTCTAACTAAACCGAGAAAATGGGTTTAATAAACATAACCAACCGATGTTAAGTCAATTCAGTTTAGATCGATTGGTTAGTCGATTAAAATATAGGATTGGTCGATTAAATCggttttttttttcgatttgtGTTATTTGCTAGGCATATGTTGATGGAATGCCAGCTTTATCCTCCAAAGATAAAAAAGCAACTCTAAGGGAATTTTATGGTATGTTTTTACTCAGCTGTTTTCTCTTTTTTAGTTAATTGGTTAATATATGctataagtccctatactttttataAATCTAGAATTTAGTCACTgtgcttttatttttaggaatttagtccctctacttttcatatttcaaaattcaagtccagtTGTTGACACCGTTAaagtttttttgttaaatttgttgatgtaacattttgaaattaaaaaaatattcacttagtagtcatgtaattaaaaaaattacattataatcaacttgaatttaacaaaataattttaatagcgTTAACCGttggacttaaattttgaaattcgaaaagtaaaatggctaaattcttaaaaataaaagtatatgggCTTCTAGCATATTTTAAGCAACTTAATTTTTCAATGTGCTTATTGGAACATCATTTGCAGCTGTTATTTATCCTTTGCTAAGACAACTCGGAGACGAATTTATCGAATCTGAAGATAACAAGAAAGGCCGATGCACGGAAGTTTCGAGCCGGAAGAAACTTGAAGACCACAAGAGGATTCCCGATAAAGATTCAGAGAGAGACGACGAATGTGGCATATGCATGGAGAATTGTACGAAAATGGTTCTTCCTGATTGTGGTCACGCCTTGTGCGTTGATTGCTTCCACGAATGGTATTCCCCGGTTTCTCCCACTTTAGCTAATTTGAGTTCGTTCTATTTCGAGATTACTTACGGTTAAATAGGACTAGCAGGAACAGACGTTCGCAATCGTGCCCTTTTTGCCGTGGTAGTTTAAAGAGAGTGAGTTCGAAAGATCTTTGGGTACTAACGAGTTGCAATGATGTAATCGACATGGTTACGCTCGCGAAAGAGAACTTGTGGCGCCTATACATCTACATCGAAAAGCTTCCTCTCGTAATGCCCGAGACACAACCATATGTATCCGATTACATGATCTAACTACGAAAAGGAAAGCGTATCGAACCATCGAAAACGTAAAAAAATGCCATCGTCCGCCCATTGTACATACAATCCAGTAGGAGGGAAGAGGTCCGAGCTTATTGATCGGAACTTTCTCGACGGTCTATTCAACGGCTGCTGTATATAGTTCTTAGATACCGATCTTGGGTCTCGAGGGTTTCGGAACAAGCAAGCAGGTTAGTCTATATAGAACAACCTGAAATATTTATA from Gossypium hirsutum isolate 1008001.06 chromosome D04, Gossypium_hirsutum_v2.1, whole genome shotgun sequence encodes:
- the LOC107898645 gene encoding E3 ubiquitin-protein ligase AIRP2 isoform X1, with translation MLQNQANKSSFRESLKALEADIQHANSLAAALPRDYGGSCYQMRLSYSPFAPFILFLIEWMDYSCTDTLPSYLGLLHILVYKAYVDGMPALSSKDKKATLREFYAVIYPLLRQLGDEFIESEDNKKGRCTEVSSRKKLEDHKRIPDKDSERDDECGICMENCTKMVLPDCGHALCVDCFHEWTSRNRRSQSCPFCRGSLKRVSSKDLWVLTSCNDVIDMVTLAKENLWRLYIYIEKLPLVMPETQPYVSDYMI
- the LOC107898645 gene encoding E3 ubiquitin-protein ligase AIRP2 isoform X2; this encodes MLQNQANKSSFRESLKALEADIQHANSLAAALPRDYGGSCYQMRLSYSPFAPFILFLIEWMDYSCTDTLPSYLGLLHILVYKAYVDGMPALSSKDKKATLREFYAVIYPLLRQLGDEFIESEDNKKGRCTEVSSRKKLEDHKRIPDKDSERDDECGICMENCTKMVLPDCGHALCVDCFHEWNRRSQSCPFCRGSLKRVSSKDLWVLTSCNDVIDMVTLAKENLWRLYIYIEKLPLVMPETQPYVSDYMI